A region of Parabacteroides pacaensis DNA encodes the following proteins:
- a CDS encoding NADH-quinone oxidoreductase subunit N, whose protein sequence is MNYIQFIYMRPEITLIAVIVLLFLYDMIAGERARRFFQPAACILLGIYILMNIFPQKGMLELFGGMYQTLPIQGIVKSILAIGTLIVFLQADAWLKREDTNIKRGEFYILILCTLLGMNFMISAGNFLLFFIGLELASIPMACLVAFDKYRHHSAEAGAKYILSSMFSSGLMLYGISFIYGTTGTFYFTDIPAMLQGTPLQILALVFFFSGLGFKISLVPFHLWTADVYEGAPTTVTSYLSVISKGSAVFVLMTIFIKVFAPMVTEWQELLYIIIIASITIANLFAIRQKNMKRFLAFSSISQAGYIMLGVISGNAMGMTALVYYVLVYLVANLAAFGIISVIEQHSNGKTDMDDYNGLYQTNPRLSFLMTLSLFSLAGIPPFAGFFSKFFIFMAAFQEGFHLLVFIALLNTVISLFYYLRVVKAMYITPNEHPIPVFHSDNYTRIGLVLCLAGVLLLGIISSIYDGIHAFAFGI, encoded by the coding sequence ATGAACTATATTCAATTCATCTATATGCGCCCGGAGATTACTTTAATTGCGGTAATTGTCCTTCTGTTCCTGTACGATATGATAGCGGGCGAACGGGCACGCCGTTTTTTCCAACCGGCAGCTTGTATCTTATTAGGAATCTACATTCTCATGAATATTTTTCCACAAAAGGGAATGCTTGAACTATTCGGCGGGATGTATCAAACGCTTCCGATCCAAGGAATTGTAAAAAGTATTTTGGCTATCGGCACCCTGATTGTTTTTTTACAGGCCGATGCCTGGTTAAAAAGGGAAGATACGAATATAAAAAGAGGTGAGTTTTATATACTCATCCTCTGTACTTTATTAGGAATGAATTTTATGATTAGTGCGGGAAACTTCCTTTTATTTTTTATCGGGTTGGAATTGGCTTCCATTCCTATGGCATGCTTGGTGGCATTTGATAAATACCGGCATCATTCGGCTGAGGCGGGAGCAAAATATATTCTTTCTTCTATGTTTTCATCCGGACTGATGTTGTATGGCATTTCCTTTATTTACGGAACAACCGGAACATTTTACTTTACAGATATACCGGCGATGTTACAAGGTACACCGCTTCAGATTCTTGCGTTAGTATTCTTCTTTTCCGGATTAGGGTTTAAAATCAGTTTGGTTCCTTTCCATTTATGGACAGCCGATGTATACGAAGGGGCACCCACTACGGTAACCTCTTATCTTTCGGTTATTTCGAAAGGTTCGGCGGTTTTTGTGTTGATGACAATCTTTATCAAAGTGTTTGCTCCGATGGTTACAGAGTGGCAGGAATTATTGTATATCATCATTATCGCGTCTATTACCATTGCCAACTTATTTGCTATACGTCAAAAGAATATGAAACGGTTTTTAGCTTTTTCTTCTATTTCGCAAGCCGGTTATATTATGTTGGGCGTAATCAGCGGGAATGCTATGGGTATGACTGCATTGGTATATTATGTGCTGGTTTATTTAGTTGCTAACCTGGCAGCATTCGGCATTATCTCCGTGATAGAGCAGCACTCTAACGGAAAGACGGATATGGATGATTACAACGGTTTGTACCAAACTAATCCGAGGTTATCTTTCCTTATGACGCTTTCTTTATTTTCTTTAGCGGGTATCCCTCCCTTTGCGGGGTTCTTTTCTAAATTCTTTATTTTTATGGCTGCATTTCAGGAAGGTTTCCATCTATTAGTGTTTATTGCTTTACTGAATACGGTAATATCACTTTTTTATTATTTACGGGTAGTCAAAGCTATGTATATTACTCCGAATGAGCATCCGATTCCTGTTTTCCATAGCGATAATTATACAAGAATAGGTTTGGTTCTTTGTCTGGCCGGAGTACTGTTGCTAGGGATTATCAGTTCAATATATGATGGCATTCATGCCTTTGCGTTCGGGATATAA
- a CDS encoding complex I subunit 4 family protein — protein sequence MNILSLFVLIPILMLLGLWLSKSLNQIRGVMVAGSSVLLALSVALVFMYLGERSAGNTSEMLFTDSLTWYAPLHINYAVGVDGISVAMLLLSSIIVFTGTFASWRLQPLTKEYFLWFCLLSTGVFGFFISIDLFTMFLFYEVALIPMYLLIGVWGSGRKEYAAMKLTLMLMGGSAFLLIGILGIFFGSGGTTMNILEIARLHSIPVAQQCIWFPLTFIGFGVLGALFPFHTWSPDGHASAPTAVSMLHAGVLMKLGGYGCFRVAMYLMPEAARQLSWIFIILTTISVVYGAFSACVQKDLKYINAYSSVSHCGLVLFAILMINSTASTGAILQMLSHGLMTALFFALIGMIYGRTHTRDIRELGGLMKIMPFLAVGYVIAGLANLGLPGLSGFVAEMTIFNGAFMDNDTFHRTVTIIACTSIVITAVYILRVVGKILYGNVTNPEYLKLSDATWDERLAVCCLIFAVAGLGMAPLWISDMIHDSVLPIVSQLMN from the coding sequence ATGAATATACTTTCTTTATTCGTACTAATCCCTATTTTGATGCTCCTGGGTTTGTGGCTAAGCAAAAGCCTTAACCAAATACGTGGAGTTATGGTAGCAGGTTCTTCTGTTCTGTTGGCATTATCTGTCGCGCTGGTATTTATGTATCTAGGCGAACGGAGCGCAGGAAACACCAGTGAGATGTTGTTTACCGACAGCCTTACCTGGTACGCGCCTTTACATATTAATTATGCAGTGGGGGTAGATGGTATTTCCGTAGCCATGTTGTTACTCTCTTCTATTATCGTTTTCACCGGAACATTCGCTTCATGGAGGCTGCAACCTCTTACCAAGGAGTATTTTCTTTGGTTCTGCCTGTTAAGCACCGGGGTGTTCGGCTTTTTCATTTCTATCGACTTATTTACTATGTTTCTTTTTTATGAAGTGGCTCTTATCCCTATGTACTTACTTATCGGAGTATGGGGTAGCGGACGGAAAGAGTATGCTGCGATGAAGCTTACTTTGATGCTGATGGGTGGCTCGGCATTTTTGTTGATTGGCATTCTGGGAATTTTTTTCGGTTCCGGAGGTACCACCATGAATATCCTGGAAATTGCCCGGTTACATTCCATACCGGTAGCTCAACAATGTATTTGGTTCCCCCTTACCTTTATAGGCTTCGGAGTATTGGGAGCCTTGTTTCCCTTTCATACGTGGAGTCCCGATGGCCATGCGTCTGCACCGACGGCTGTATCCATGTTGCATGCCGGAGTATTGATGAAGCTGGGTGGCTACGGTTGTTTCCGGGTAGCGATGTACCTGATGCCGGAAGCGGCTCGGCAACTTAGTTGGATATTTATTATACTGACCACGATTTCCGTAGTATACGGGGCTTTTTCTGCCTGTGTACAAAAAGATTTGAAATATATCAATGCTTATTCGTCGGTTTCACACTGCGGGTTGGTTCTCTTTGCCATCTTAATGATTAATAGCACGGCAAGTACGGGAGCTATTTTACAGATGCTAAGTCACGGGTTAATGACTGCCTTGTTTTTTGCCCTGATCGGTATGATCTACGGACGGACGCATACACGGGATATCCGGGAATTGGGAGGACTCATGAAAATAATGCCGTTTTTAGCCGTAGGATATGTAATTGCAGGCTTAGCCAATTTAGGTCTTCCGGGATTAAGCGGATTTGTAGCGGAAATGACGATCTTTAACGGTGCATTTATGGATAACGATACGTTCCACCGCACGGTAACGATTATTGCCTGTACTTCCATTGTAATCACTGCCGTATATATCTTGCGGGTAGTAGGTAAAATCCTTTATGGAAATGTAACGAATCCTGAATACCTAAAATTGTCCGACGCTACCTGGGATGAACGTCTGGCCGTATGTTGCCTCATTTTTGCAGTTGCCGGATTGGGGATGGCTCCTCTTTGGATAAGCGATATGATCCACGATAGTGTTTTGCCGATTGTTTCACAACTAATGAATTAA
- the nuoL gene encoding NADH-quinone oxidoreductase subunit L: protein MEHTIFILILPFLSFLLLGLAGMKMSPKTAGTIGTTVLGIITLLSYYTAFVYFTAGRDAAGVYPTLFPYNMEWLPFTETLYISLGILLDPISIMMLIVISTVSLMVHIYSFGYMHGEKGFQRYYAFLSLFTMSMLGLVVATNIFQMYLFWELVGVSSYLLIGFYYTKPEAIAASKKAFIVTRFADLGFLVGILFYGYYAGTFSFTPQTQVLIAAGTMIPLALGLMFIGGAGKSAMFPLHIWLPDAMEGPTPVSALIHAATMVVAGVYLVARMFPLFIGYAPEVLHWIAYIGAFTAFYAASVACVQSDIKRVLAFSTISQIGFMMVALGVCTSMNPHAGGLGYMASLFHLFTHAMFKALLFLCAGSIIHAVHSNEMSAMGGLRKYMPVTHITFLIGCLAISGIFPFSGFFSKDEILTACYEFTPAMGWIMSMIAAMTAFYMFRLYYGIFWGKENETLHAEHVPHESPFSMTFPLLFLAAVTCVAGFIPFGDFISSNGEAYTIHLNIRIAVLSTCIAILAIAIATSMYLRAQQPVANKLATTFSGLHRAAYHRFYIDEVYQFITHRIIFACISTPIAWFDRHVIDRFMNLLASGTQTSGRLIRGLQSGNIQQYTMVFFGGTLVLVLILLLI from the coding sequence ATGGAACATACTATCTTTATATTGATTCTTCCTTTCCTGTCATTTCTTTTACTGGGATTGGCCGGGATGAAGATGTCTCCTAAAACGGCTGGTACAATCGGAACCACGGTATTAGGAATAATAACTCTCCTCTCCTATTATACTGCATTTGTTTATTTCACCGCCGGAAGGGACGCTGCGGGCGTTTACCCTACCCTTTTTCCTTATAATATGGAATGGCTGCCGTTTACTGAGACACTTTATATCAGCTTGGGTATTTTACTTGATCCGATTTCCATTATGATGCTGATTGTCATCTCTACCGTGTCCTTGATGGTGCATATCTATTCTTTCGGATATATGCATGGAGAAAAAGGATTCCAACGTTATTATGCTTTTCTTTCTCTTTTTACCATGTCTATGCTTGGATTGGTAGTAGCTACCAATATTTTTCAAATGTATTTATTTTGGGAGTTGGTAGGCGTTTCTTCTTATCTGTTAATCGGATTTTATTATACGAAACCGGAAGCTATTGCCGCTAGTAAGAAGGCATTTATCGTTACCCGGTTTGCCGATCTTGGTTTTCTGGTCGGTATTCTTTTTTACGGATATTATGCCGGAACTTTTTCTTTCACTCCTCAAACCCAAGTTTTAATAGCGGCGGGAACCATGATTCCGCTTGCTCTGGGGCTTATGTTTATAGGGGGTGCGGGTAAGAGTGCCATGTTCCCCTTGCATATTTGGTTGCCCGATGCTATGGAAGGGCCTACCCCTGTCTCTGCCTTGATTCATGCCGCTACAATGGTAGTAGCCGGCGTATATCTGGTAGCCCGCATGTTTCCTTTATTTATCGGATATGCACCGGAAGTGTTGCACTGGATTGCTTATATAGGGGCATTTACGGCATTTTATGCAGCCTCGGTAGCTTGTGTGCAAAGTGACATTAAAAGAGTTCTGGCTTTTTCTACTATTTCGCAAATCGGTTTTATGATGGTTGCGTTGGGAGTTTGCACGTCTATGAATCCGCATGCCGGCGGACTAGGATATATGGCTTCCCTATTTCATTTGTTTACGCATGCGATGTTTAAAGCCCTCTTATTCTTATGTGCCGGTAGTATTATACATGCGGTTCATTCCAATGAGATGTCGGCAATGGGAGGATTGAGGAAATATATGCCGGTTACTCATATTACTTTTTTGATCGGTTGCTTGGCTATTTCCGGTATTTTTCCCTTTTCCGGTTTCTTTTCCAAAGATGAAATCTTAACAGCTTGTTATGAATTTACGCCGGCTATGGGATGGATCATGAGTATGATTGCAGCGATGACTGCATTTTATATGTTCCGCCTTTACTACGGAATTTTCTGGGGAAAAGAAAACGAAACGTTACATGCGGAACACGTACCTCATGAGTCTCCTTTTTCTATGACTTTTCCTCTTTTATTTCTGGCTGCCGTGACTTGCGTAGCAGGGTTTATTCCTTTCGGAGATTTTATTTCCAGCAATGGCGAAGCCTATACGATTCACTTGAATATACGGATAGCGGTTCTCAGTACTTGCATCGCTATCTTAGCCATAGCGATAGCAACAAGCATGTATCTTCGCGCACAACAGCCGGTAGCTAATAAGTTGGCAACTACTTTTAGCGGGTTGCACCGTGCGGCTTATCATCGTTTTTATATAGATGAGGTATATCAGTTTATTACGCATCGCATCATTTTTGCCTGTATTTCTACTCCGATTGCCTGGTTCGACCGGCACGTGATAGATCGATTCATGAACCTCCTGGCTTCGGGAACCCAAACGTCAGGCCGTTTGATCCGAGGATTACAGAGCGGGAATATCCAGCAGTATACGATGGTATTCTTCGGAGGTACACTGGTGTTAGTTTTGATCTTATTATTGATATAA
- the nuoK gene encoding NADH-quinone oxidoreductase subunit NuoK, whose amino-acid sequence MEIPVEYFLVVSTIMLFAGIYGFFTRKNLLAVLISVELILNATNINFAVFNRYLFPEALEGHFFTLFGIAIAAAETAVAIAIIINIYRNIRNIQTDDINQLKG is encoded by the coding sequence ATGGAAATACCTGTAGAATATTTTTTAGTTGTAAGTACCATTATGCTATTTGCAGGAATCTACGGATTTTTTACCCGTAAAAACTTGCTCGCCGTACTTATTTCAGTAGAGTTAATCCTGAATGCTACCAATATAAACTTTGCCGTATTCAACCGGTATCTATTTCCGGAAGCATTGGAAGGTCATTTTTTCACTCTTTTCGGTATTGCGATTGCTGCGGCGGAAACGGCTGTAGCGATTGCCATCATCATCAACATTTACCGGAATATCCGGAACATACAAACGGATGATATCAATCAACTGAAAGGCTAA
- a CDS encoding NADH-quinone oxidoreductase subunit J family protein, which translates to MDITLHQIVFFAVALFISVFSVLTVTTGRILRAATYLLFVLFGTAAIYFSLGYTFLGAVQLMIYAGGIVVLYVFSILLTNSDKSINLKIKRTRFWAVLVTVLAGAALVSFITFTHTFTHSLVPSGRELGMKVIGNTLMGTGKYQYILPFEVISVLLLACIIGGILIARKR; encoded by the coding sequence ATGGATATAACACTTCACCAAATCGTATTTTTCGCGGTAGCCCTATTTATCAGCGTGTTTTCAGTGCTGACAGTTACTACAGGACGTATACTACGTGCCGCGACTTATTTATTGTTTGTGTTGTTCGGTACGGCAGCCATCTATTTCAGCCTGGGATATACGTTTCTGGGTGCCGTACAGTTAATGATATATGCGGGTGGGATCGTTGTACTGTATGTCTTTTCGATCTTATTGACTAACTCCGACAAAAGTATCAACCTGAAAATAAAACGGACACGTTTCTGGGCTGTCCTGGTTACCGTATTGGCGGGAGCAGCTCTGGTTTCCTTTATTACCTTCACTCATACCTTTACCCATAGTTTAGTACCTTCCGGGAGAGAATTAGGAATGAAAGTGATAGGAAACACGCTTATGGGAACCGGCAAATATCAATATATATTACCATTTGAAGTAATTAGTGTGCTGTTACTGGCATGTATAATCGGAGGCATATTAATTGCCCGTAAAAGATAA
- a CDS encoding 4Fe-4S binding protein: MNSFINYIQGACTGIKSLLIGMRTSIRVFFRAKVTEQYPENRDTLHISERFRGTLVMPHDAENHHQCIACGLCQAACPNDTIRVISETRTDEEGKKKKILVKYEYNLGSCMFCELCVNACPHDAIRFCNEFENAVFEKEKLLLQLNHEGSTVKSK; encoded by the coding sequence ATGAACAGTTTTATCAATTATATACAAGGAGCCTGTACCGGTATAAAGAGCTTGTTAATAGGGATGCGGACTTCGATCCGGGTATTTTTCCGGGCTAAAGTCACTGAACAATATCCGGAGAACCGGGACACATTACATATATCGGAACGGTTTCGCGGAACATTGGTTATGCCTCATGATGCAGAAAACCATCATCAGTGTATAGCATGCGGATTGTGCCAGGCAGCTTGTCCGAACGATACGATCCGGGTAATTTCCGAAACCCGGACAGATGAAGAAGGCAAGAAAAAAAAGATTTTAGTAAAATATGAATATAACCTCGGTTCCTGTATGTTTTGCGAACTCTGTGTCAATGCTTGCCCGCATGATGCCATCCGGTTTTGCAATGAGTTTGAGAATGCCGTATTCGAGAAAGAAAAGTTACTTCTCCAACTTAATCACGAAGGTTCAACCGTAAAAAGTAAGTAA
- the nuoH gene encoding NADH-quinone oxidoreductase subunit NuoH: protein MNNSFLDYYSIQPLTQWIHQTLCSFLPEGIAVFLECVAIGVILMLLYAVLAISLIYMERKVCAFFQCRIGPNRVGKYGVLQVFADVFKILTKEIIRLKNSDRMLYDLAPYLVIIASLLTFSCLPFNKGAEVLDFNIGIFFVLAASSIGVVGILLAGWSSNNKYTLIGAIRSGAMIISYEVSIGLSVLSMVVLTGTMSIQGIVESQAVGWNIFRGHIPAILAFLVYLIAGNAEANRGPFDLAEAEQELTAGYHTEYSGMHFGFFYLAEYLNLFVTAGFAATLFLGGWMPFHIAGLDGFNSVMNYIPGFVWFFGKTFFIVFLLMWIKWTFPRLRIDQILVLEWKYLMPLSLVILLLMVILKVFGLVF from the coding sequence ATGAATAATTCATTTTTAGACTATTATAGTATCCAGCCTCTTACCCAATGGATTCATCAAACTCTATGCAGTTTCCTTCCCGAAGGAATAGCTGTTTTTTTGGAATGTGTGGCTATCGGGGTGATATTGATGTTGTTATATGCTGTACTTGCCATCAGCCTGATTTATATGGAGCGTAAGGTTTGCGCCTTTTTCCAATGCCGTATCGGCCCCAACCGGGTAGGGAAATATGGAGTTTTGCAAGTTTTTGCGGACGTATTTAAGATCCTGACGAAAGAAATTATCCGGCTTAAAAACTCTGATCGCATGTTATACGACTTGGCTCCGTATTTAGTAATTATAGCTTCCTTGCTTACTTTTTCCTGCCTTCCGTTTAATAAAGGAGCGGAAGTCCTCGATTTTAATATCGGCATTTTCTTTGTGCTGGCTGCTTCCTCTATCGGAGTAGTAGGTATTTTGCTGGCAGGATGGAGCAGCAACAATAAATATACGTTGATCGGAGCGATTCGAAGCGGAGCTATGATTATCAGTTACGAAGTATCTATCGGGTTAAGCGTACTCAGCATGGTAGTTCTTACAGGAACGATGAGTATCCAGGGGATCGTAGAAAGCCAGGCTGTAGGTTGGAATATTTTCAGGGGACATATTCCGGCTATTCTTGCTTTTCTGGTTTATTTGATTGCAGGAAATGCCGAAGCAAACCGGGGTCCTTTCGACCTTGCCGAAGCGGAACAAGAGCTTACGGCCGGATATCACACAGAGTATTCCGGCATGCATTTCGGATTTTTCTATTTAGCGGAATATCTGAATTTGTTTGTTACCGCAGGTTTTGCCGCCACTCTCTTTTTAGGCGGATGGATGCCGTTCCATATCGCAGGACTAGACGGCTTTAATTCAGTGATGAACTACATTCCGGGATTTGTCTGGTTTTTCGGTAAAACCTTTTTTATCGTATTTCTGCTGATGTGGATCAAATGGACCTTTCCTCGCTTGCGTATCGACCAGATTCTGGTACTGGAATGGAAATATTTGATGCCTCTTTCCTTAGTGATCCTTTTATTGATGGTGATATTGAAGGTATTCGGTTTAGTATTTTAA
- a CDS encoding NADH-quinone oxidoreductase subunit D-related protein, with translation MDIKEKIISIDPEAVFTEQGDRIAIIPSDSFRPVVEALRYDKEEPMDYLLDMVGMDWGDTLGVLYYLESTHTHRCIVLKNYTPDRENPLLPSVCDLWKTAELKEREIYDFFGIRFTGNPDMRRLFLREDWVGYPLRKDYNLGSNPLTMENEMNADETDEIDLNADGSITNEKNTIFDKEEFVVNIGPQHPSTHGVLRLRTSLNGEFIKKIDPVCGYIHRGIEKMNESLTYPQTLALTDRLDYLSAHQSRHALCMCIEKAAGIEIPERVQYIRTIMDELQRIDSHLLFYSCLVMDMGGLTPFFYGFREREMILDIFEDTTGGRLIQNYNRIGGVQADLPPEFQKKVKAFIKHLRGILHEYHEIFTGNIIARTRLIGVGVLSKEDAISLGTTGGTGRASGWSNDVRKHHPYALYDQVDFKEIIYTEGDSFARYMVRMDEILESAHIIEQLIDNIPEGEYKVKTKPVIRIPEGTYSATVEASRGEFGVFLESKGDKMPYRLHYRSTGLPLVAALDTICKGNKIADLMAIGATLDYVIPDIDR, from the coding sequence ATGGACATAAAAGAAAAAATAATATCCATTGATCCGGAGGCCGTATTTACGGAACAGGGGGATAGGATTGCGATCATTCCATCCGACTCTTTCCGCCCGGTAGTTGAGGCTTTACGTTACGACAAAGAAGAGCCGATGGATTACTTGCTTGACATGGTAGGAATGGATTGGGGAGATACCTTGGGAGTGCTTTACTACTTGGAATCGACTCATACTCACCGCTGTATTGTCTTAAAAAACTATACACCAGACCGAGAGAACCCACTTCTTCCCAGTGTATGTGACTTGTGGAAGACCGCAGAACTCAAAGAACGGGAAATATACGATTTCTTCGGGATCCGTTTTACCGGAAATCCTGACATGCGCCGTCTTTTTCTCCGCGAAGATTGGGTAGGTTATCCTCTGCGTAAAGATTATAATCTTGGCTCTAATCCGCTTACGATGGAAAATGAAATGAATGCGGATGAAACAGACGAAATCGACTTGAATGCAGACGGTAGCATCACAAATGAAAAGAATACGATTTTCGATAAAGAAGAATTTGTTGTAAACATCGGCCCCCAACATCCCAGCACGCACGGGGTATTACGTTTACGCACTTCTCTGAACGGAGAATTCATCAAAAAGATAGATCCGGTATGCGGTTATATCCACCGGGGAATTGAAAAGATGAACGAAAGTTTGACGTACCCTCAGACACTTGCCTTGACCGACCGGCTAGATTATCTTAGTGCGCATCAAAGCCGCCATGCCCTTTGTATGTGTATTGAAAAAGCTGCCGGCATAGAGATTCCGGAGAGGGTACAATATATCCGTACGATTATGGACGAATTGCAACGTATCGATTCTCATCTTCTTTTCTACTCTTGCCTGGTCATGGATATGGGCGGGTTGACGCCCTTCTTTTACGGATTTCGTGAACGCGAAATGATTTTGGATATATTTGAAGATACGACCGGTGGACGTCTTATTCAAAATTACAATAGGATAGGAGGCGTGCAGGCTGATCTCCCTCCTGAATTTCAGAAAAAGGTAAAAGCTTTTATCAAGCATCTCCGAGGCATCCTGCATGAATACCACGAAATATTTACAGGTAATATCATTGCTCGTACCCGTCTTATAGGAGTAGGCGTATTAAGTAAGGAAGATGCCATTTCGCTTGGAACGACAGGAGGAACCGGACGGGCTTCGGGATGGTCGAACGATGTACGGAAGCATCATCCCTATGCTTTATACGACCAAGTGGACTTTAAGGAGATTATCTATACCGAAGGGGATAGTTTTGCCCGTTATATGGTACGGATGGACGAAATTCTGGAATCGGCCCATATTATTGAACAGTTAATAGATAATATCCCGGAAGGAGAATATAAAGTAAAAACCAAACCTGTCATCCGGATTCCGGAAGGCACTTATTCGGCTACGGTGGAAGCAAGCAGAGGTGAATTCGGGGTTTTCCTGGAAAGCAAAGGCGACAAGATGCCTTACCGGTTGCATTACCGTTCCACGGGCTTGCCCTTGGTGGCTGCTTTGGATACGATTTGCAAGGGAAATAAAATTGCCGACTTGATGGCGATAGGTGCAACTCTGGACTATGTGATTCCTGATATTGACCGTTAA
- a CDS encoding NADH-quinone oxidoreductase subunit B, whose product MEIKKPHIKSMQYEDFKNNDYLERMVKKLNQNGANVLIGSLDELINWGRSNSLWSLTFGTSCCAIEFMALGAARYDMARFGFEVTRNSPRQADLIMVLGTITYKMAPVLKRLYDQMADPKYVIAMGGCTISGGPFRKSYHVVNGIDKIIPVDVYVPGCPPRPEAFYYGMMQLQRKIKTEKFLGDVNRKEPDPERKTKVEPTQKEGEQ is encoded by the coding sequence ATGGAAATAAAAAAGCCTCATATCAAATCCATGCAATATGAAGATTTTAAAAATAATGATTATCTGGAGCGCATGGTAAAAAAACTGAATCAAAACGGAGCAAATGTCCTAATAGGAAGCTTGGACGAACTGATTAATTGGGGACGGAGCAATTCCCTGTGGTCGCTTACCTTCGGTACAAGTTGCTGTGCTATAGAATTCATGGCTTTAGGTGCTGCCCGGTATGACATGGCTCGTTTCGGTTTCGAGGTAACCCGTAATTCTCCCCGGCAAGCAGATTTGATTATGGTATTAGGTACAATCACTTATAAAATGGCTCCTGTTCTCAAACGGTTATACGACCAAATGGCCGATCCCAAATATGTAATTGCCATGGGTGGTTGCACGATCAGCGGAGGCCCTTTCAGAAAATCGTATCATGTAGTAAACGGGATTGACAAAATTATCCCTGTCGATGTATATGTACCCGGTTGTCCGCCTCGTCCGGAAGCATTTTATTACGGTATGATGCAGTTACAACGTAAAATAAAAACAGAAAAGTTTTTAGGAGATGTAAACCGGAAAGAACCGGATCCTGAACGTAAAACAAAAGTCGAACCCACTCAAAAGGAAGGAGAGCAATAA
- a CDS encoding NADH-quinone oxidoreductase subunit A: MYFTLLIVVILTAIALVSIALGIARAISPSSYNIQKGESYECGIPTRGNSWMQFKVGYYLFAILFLMFDIETVFLFPWAVVVEDLGINGLFSIIFFLIILVFGLAYAWKKGALEWK; the protein is encoded by the coding sequence ATGTATTTTACTTTATTAATTGTCGTGATACTAACGGCAATAGCTTTGGTTAGTATTGCATTAGGAATAGCCCGTGCTATTTCACCCAGTTCGTATAACATTCAAAAAGGAGAATCATACGAATGCGGAATACCTACCCGTGGAAATTCATGGATGCAGTTCAAAGTGGGATACTATCTTTTTGCCATTCTTTTTTTAATGTTTGACATCGAAACGGTTTTCCTTTTCCCTTGGGCTGTAGTAGTAGAAGATTTGGGAATAAACGGATTATTCAGCATCATTTTCTTTTTAATCATATTAGTATTCGGGCTAGCATATGCCTGGAAGAAAGGAGCCTTGGAATGGAAATAA
- a CDS encoding DUF6125 family protein, with translation MNHFENFPKEKLVELLHIYAKNLLALDGTWFQSIENKRGMEEAIEHDENAWRRYTESEARRIKTFLHLPDNAGIEGLMQALPLRMNAIQHTIEMYPEGNTLLYRLLDCRVQTARARKKMPFHPCKSVGIQEHTYFAKVIDPRFECEAISCFPDITDPSCSCAWKFILLDK, from the coding sequence ATGAATCATTTTGAAAACTTTCCTAAAGAAAAATTGGTAGAACTCCTTCATATATATGCTAAAAACCTTTTGGCACTCGACGGCACCTGGTTTCAATCCATTGAAAATAAAAGAGGCATGGAGGAAGCAATAGAACACGATGAAAATGCATGGCGCCGTTATACGGAATCGGAAGCACGCCGGATCAAAACATTTTTGCATCTTCCCGACAATGCAGGTATAGAAGGACTTATGCAAGCACTTCCTCTTCGCATGAATGCCATTCAACACACGATAGAAATGTACCCGGAAGGAAATACTCTTCTCTACCGCTTATTAGATTGCCGGGTACAAACTGCCCGAGCAAGAAAGAAAATGCCTTTTCATCCTTGCAAATCGGTCGGTATCCAAGAACATACTTATTTTGCCAAGGTAATAGATCCCCGCTTCGAATGCGAAGCAATCAGTTGCTTTCCGGATATTACGGACCCCAGTTGTTCTTGTGCTTGGAAGTTCATTTTACTAGATAAATAA